In Rattus norvegicus strain BN/NHsdMcwi chromosome 1, GRCr8, whole genome shotgun sequence, a genomic segment contains:
- the LOC134482784 gene encoding sperm motility kinase 3A-like has product MSFRSKRESERLRSQGSSCTESFCSQYLVLNTIGHGFHAAVKLAVHRLTGTPVAVKMILKRQQWCQQVTSEVEIMMRINHPNIVSLIQVIDTEKITYLIMELAKGNQLYSHIKEAGHLQEDEARGIFRQLLSAVGYCHEEGIIHRDLKPDNLLVDTKGRIKIIDFGSATQVRPGQKLRKPYGTYAFSAPELLLGKFYEGPKVDVWALGVILYYMTVGKVPFEAASIPLLRRQIVLGTYVVPPGLSEELQDLLSLLLKVNSQQRPTIPDLLTHPWLKIDSEGFPQPCKELIPLRPDPAILRAMQDIGFEAQEVKDSLDQKKFNQSMACYYLLEKQALQECDNPTRPHPCMTPFPTLDYPATSVRGLRSRGSEPRWLGSSSDSQGSDLGQTPSHRLVKRASWPGGLLCRPRQIAPTVELTHRISISDPCFSSVHSRGKKTINTESTEDKSSDSAEVKPVASRPWPKRFRGWLKNIRNGLMNLCCCIPSRKKPPLGHNRVVPQK; this is encoded by the coding sequence ATGAGCTTCCGGAGCAAACGGGAGTCAGAAAGGCTCCGATCTCAGGGCAGCTCTTGCACAGAGAGTTTCTGCTCTCAATATTTGGTTTTGAATACCATCGGCCATGGTTTCCACGCGGCCGTGAAGTTGGCCGTGCACCGCCTCACAGGTACCCCCGTGGCTGTCAAAATGATCCTCAAGAGACAACAGTGGTGCCAGCAGGTCACATCTGAGGTAGAAATCATGATGAGGATCAACCACCCAAATATTGTATCTCTCATACAAGTCATTGACACTGAAAAGATAACATACCTCATCATGGAGTTGGCCAAGGGGAACCAGCTTTATTCTCACATCAAAGAGGCTGGCCATCTGCAGGAGGATGAAGCACGGGGCATATTCAGACAATTATTAAGTGCTGTGGGATACTGCCATGAAGAAGGCATTATACACCGGGACCTTAAACCCGATAATCTGTTAGTCGATACCAAGGGAAGAATTAAAATCATTGATTTTGGTTCTGCCACTCAAGTGCGGCCTGGGCAAAAGTTGAGAAAGCCCTATGGGACTTAtgcattttctgctcctgagctgTTACTCGGGAAATTTTATGAGGGCCCCAAGGTCGACGTGTGGGCCCTAGGAGTAATTCTTTATTATATGACAGTTGGAAAGGTCCCATTTGAGGCTGCCAGCATACCGCTACTCCGAAGGCAAATTGTGTTAGGGACGTACGTTGTCCCACCTGGCCTGTCAGAAGAGCTACAAGACCTGCTGAGTCTTTTATTGAAAGTGAACTCCCAGCAGAGGCCcacaattcctgatcttttgacTCATCCCTGGCTTAAGATAGACTCAGAGGGGTTCCCACAACCTTGTAAGGAACTcatccccctcaggccagacccagcCATTCTTAGAGCAATGCAGGACATTGGATTTGAAGCCCAAGAGGTTAAAGACTCCCTCgatcagaagaaattcaaccaAAGTATGGCTTGTTATTACCTATTGGAAAAGCAGGCTCTTCAGGAGTGTGACAACCCAACCCGGCCTCATCCATGCATGACCCCATTCCCGACCCTTGATTACCCTGCTACTTCAGTGCGAGGGCTCAGAAGTCGAGGAAGCGAGCCTAGATGGCTCGGGTCATCCTCCGATAGTCAAGGTTCTGACCTCGGCCAGACTCCTAGTCATCGATTAGTCAAGAGGGCCAGTTGGCCTGGCGGTCTTCTCTGCAGGCCACGTCAGATAGCACCCACAGTGGAGCTAACCCACAGAATTTCTATTAGTGACCCCTGCTTTTCTTCAGTGcacagcagaggcaagaagaccaTCAACACTGAAAGCACAGAAGACAAATCCAGTGACTCAGCAGAGGTTAAGCCTGTCGCAAGCAGGCCCTGGCCCAAAAGATTTAGGGGGTGGCTCAAGAACATCCGAAATGGCCTGATGAACCTGTGTTGCTGCATTCCGTCCAGAAAAAAACCTCCCCTGGGGCACAACAGAGTTGTTCCCCAGAAATGA